A segment of the Zonotrichia albicollis isolate bZonAlb1 chromosome Z, bZonAlb1.hap1, whole genome shotgun sequence genome:
GCACCCCAGCACCACAACCCCGGGGTAATGGCTGCACCATGCCAGAGCTGGACATCCGTGTAGGCAGACAAGAGCTGGGGAGAAGGCTGGATTGCAATGCCCCAAGGGCCCTGACGTTACCTTCACAAGATTCATACTCTGCCCATATTGCCCTATGGGATCAAATACCTGAGATGTTCGGGGAACCTGCAGAACAAATGGAAAAGGTGCTAAAAGGATTAAtaaagaggagaggaaaaatgcCAGCTCTATGGCTCTTAGCCATTTTGTAGAGATGTTGCTAAATCATTgataaaatttattattttttttaccttcAGTTATGATGGAACTGATCATGGTACTCTCTAATTGGTGACAACAAGGCATTCTTATAAGAAACGATCCCTGGTTGCTGTAGTTACAACATAGATAATATGTTACAAACTATTTCAACACGTCTGCTCAGTGCTTTGTAGGAGATGAGATCATTATTCACCTGCTTGGCCTGTGGGACATGGTAGGGGCATTCTGTGACAGCAACTTGTTCTTTGGCAATCTTCATTGTGGTGCCAGCTGTTTCCTGCACAAGTTGTTTTCTAACTGTACACTGTCTTCCATCACTGCTCTGTACCAACCAATAGGCCTGGGCAAAAAGACAACAATAATGAAATTAACTTCTGACAATTCTGACATGTTGAAACAAGGACTATTAATACTCCCAAGGAAGATCATTCTAACCTAGCTTAGCCAACCAGCCCTGTAAATCTGGCAGTAAATAGCAAAGGTCACCTAAAGCAATAGAAATTTtggaattaaaacaaaataaattggTGATATTTAATCATACTTTAGAATGTTGAAATTCTTGCATTAATTTTAAAGTGGGCAACGGCATCTAGTGTGTAATGATGAAAGTGTAACAAATCTCTCACTCTCTGAAACTGAGATGCCTGCACAAACGGCTGTGCCATTGAACAATGTGAAGTTCTCTTTTGTGGCTGAATTCTTTAGTTCACATTTtatgtttttcccttttttttaacTTGGAAGGCACTATTCAATTCTATCGTTTATTATGACCTAATTCATAGCAAAAGGCAAAGAGTCATGAGTTATTGCTGCAACAACTTGCCATGAAAAATAtagaaatttcctttttccttcttgaaaAAAGTAACAATATAAAGGAATCGATAAAATCTGTTTCCACTCATTAATGCCTCAGCCTCAAATTACAGGTTTCTTCTGCCATGATCTTGGTGATGTGGTTTGGAGCACAGGCTATTGCCATGAAGAAACATCTATAGCTACAGGtaaagcagcagaggctgcctgCACAGGTCACCTGAACACAGCTCAGTCACTAGCTTGTGATGGTCCTCTGTTTTTAATCATCTGTGTGATTCCTGCAGAGTTTTACCTGTAGCAATTGAAGCAGGAGTTCTGgaaattaaacattaaaaagGAGGACTACCTcagaaaaagagtaaaaaaagaTGAACAGTTCAATGCAAGCTTCATAATGACTACGTATCTTAAGATTTAGCAGGATGTTGCTTGGTCTGTGCAAGAAAATGACAAATGAATGCCATTTAACATTTTACTTGAACAGTTTTCCCATTCAGAAAACTATCTGAAATACAATAATGAGAAAAGCAGAACTGTGAAGCATTTTAAAACGCTGATTACCTTTCTAGAACGTATAATCTGATACATGCTTTGTTTATCCAGAGTAAATTCAGTAGTTGAAAAGATTAATTGAACCTATTTTATGTCTTGTACATGCTCTCACAGAGAAAGtaacttaatttttcttttcttattgaCTCTTGCATAAGAGCCTGCAATACAACAGCAAGAGTAAAATGATCTCTCCTAAATTTAGTAGTTCATAAATCTTACAAGACACCAATCCATCCAGTGGTTTGttgtttcagattttttccttcttttgtatATCCAAATAAAATATGGGTTCATGCAGGAGATGCACAATATTTGCTGTTGCTTTTCTCCTCTCCCAGGGTACAAGAGGCTTACGCATGCTCTACCCCctgctctctctccctccctctcccccataAACATAATGCATGCAGTGTGCATACATGTACATGTACATCTATGTACATTAATTTTTGACTTTTCAGCTAATGGACAAGAAACTGCTATGACTTCAAGGCACAAAGCCCTCTGTTTTGGAGGAGCTGTGTGACCTGGCTCTTGTAATTTGCTGAGGATTAAATTTACCATCCCAGCTACACTCACAAAGTGAaagatcttaaaaaaaaagttatgctCTGCATGTCTTTTTCCCTCTGCACTTGATGTTCATCTCAATGCCTTGGACAGCAGCTTGTCACTTAGTTGTGACTTCTGTGCATAACACTCTGGATGGACAGCTGACCTCTAATGGCTACAGGTTTTCAAAAGATAAATGGTATTTTTGCCACCCTGATGAATAACATATGAAACCTCACCTTCCACACCTTGAGCAAAAAATTCTTCAGGACTCAGCATTCTGAAGTATCTTAAGAGGGAACTTTTCTTCAGTCCTTGCTAATAACAAAAGGCTTGCTTCAGTTAATTTAGTTCCTCTTTTGGAGACTACTGACAACATACCTAGATAAGCGGGTTGCCAAGCTAGGCTTGGGATGTTTCCAGGTCTTCTGTCACTCCATGGCAAAAGCCATGAAACCTGTTGAACTGCAGATAGTTCCAGCTTGCTGGAAACTGGCCCTCCAAACTCCTTAAAACTGCAGCACTGAGCATCTGTGGCACTGCTGATGATTCATCTACCCGTAAAATGTTCAATAGACATGCatgacaacagcagcagcattttctgCAGCCACCTTTTGGATTCTTGTCCAGTTTGGAGACAGAAATATGCTTCATCTCTGCAGTTTCACCTCAATGTGATGAACCTTCGAAACTCATTTGAAGCACAGCAGGTGGTTACTAAAGGAGGCGGTCCCTACAGAACACCCTAGGTTACTATGTATTTCTGACACGATGAACCACAAACATCCCAGGCCTACATGAGTAAGCTCTGCATGCATGTACAGCAAAATAACTCTGGTGGGTTTATCTGCTCTCATTGTCTCTCCTGAGATTTCAAGTTACCCCAGTGTGAGAGACTGGAGAAAATCACTATTTGCTCAAAAACaaccaaagtgtgtgtgtgcacggCAGGGTGGCAAGGAAAGCTCTGCAAAAAGTGGGATGATGCACTTGTCCATATTCCACCTTCCTGGAGCCTCTAACCCAGCTTTAAAATGGTTATCAGCCACTGGCACACCAGAAGCCCCACATGGAGGGGTGGGTTCCAGGAGGCTAAAGCAGATAAAAGCAATTGCACAAATACCATCTCCCTaacttcttcttcttcttgaaATCTGGGTAACTTAAAGTTGGATGGGTTAGAGTTTGCTAAGTCAATGTCTTGTGAAATGCTTTATGTCAAttgaatgttttaaaatttgcCACGTACCCTTATTCTCTTAAGTTTGCCTGTAAAAATTTGTTTAACCTCCTGAGAACACTGTGTTTCTCCCATATGCCTGTCCCAGAGAATAAAAATCTTAACCTTAAAGAAACATATCAAGAGAGTCCAGGGCTTTACACCCCAAGTAGGTAAGACACCTTCTTCTCAAAAGGCACCTGGAAAACAGGCAGAATATCCAGGAAAAGTCAAATAGCCCTGGATAAGGTTATGTGGGTTGCTAAATCCAACACAACTGGTGGCTGAAGTCTTGTCTAAGCCTACAAGATTATGCCACAGGAACTCTAGAAGAGGATTGATAAAGCTCATTTCCTGCCCTGAGCTGATTAATGCAGCTCAGTCCTTGTCTTGGTTTTGGCTGGAATTTGAGTAGGTATTTTTTAGAAGCAGGTACAGCACTGTGTTTCAGATTCAATATGAGAATGATGCTGATAACATACTGATGGTTTGGTTGTTGTTGGTATGCATACTCTGAGCCAAGGACTCTTCAGCGGCTCATGCTCTACCAGTGAGGAAGCACACAAAAAGGTGGAGAAAAGCATGGCCAAAACAGGGGACCTGAACTGGTCAAATGGACGTTCCACAAAATAGAATGTCACACCCGGTATATAAATGGGGGAGTTACCCAGATGAGGGCCTGTCTGGGTTTGGCATTGGCCAGCAGGTGGTGAGCACTAATGTTGTCcattatttacttttctttggTTCTCTCTCTCCGTCctttttattactattactaaTACTACTATTATATTTTCCTCCAGTTCAATCATTAAACTGTTAagtttcacttttctttttccccccagttctcctccccatcccagtggGGTAGGGTGCTGTTGAGTAAGCAGCTGCACGGTAGTTGGTTGCCAGCTGGGGCTAAGCCATAATGCCTTCTCTACACACGTACAACCCTTAGTAGCAGCTGGTGCCAAGTCACGCTGCCTTCTCACACTAGGCAGGTAGGTGCAGTGGGAGTCATGAGCTGGTTTACACAAGCAGCTCTGGAAAGCAATGGTGGCCTGTAGCACTTGTTTTCCTCAGTTGTGCTCACTGCCCTAGACACCCTTCACGTTTTAATGACAATTTCCTAGCAATGAGTGTAATGAACAACAACCAAATGAAGTTTCCCATGCTGTAAATGTCTTTGAAGTATTGAGAATGTTTTCTGACATTGCTCTTTTCCGGTGTTTGCAGCAGATCCCATGTAGCATGCAGCTCCTGAGACCTCAGGAGCAGATTCCCATGGACTCCTGGGTGGTGCAATGTTTGCTCTCTCAAAACAGAGAAGCAACCCTGCAGTTCGTTTTTCCTCATTGCACTGACATTTTTAAGCTGAACCATCTCCTGATCACTGTGGCCCAAGACCATGCCATCTACCAACAGGCCTTCTTCATAACAAACCAGTAAGTCTAGGATACCTTTCCTTTCCCTAGGCACCTCTCTGAGTACTTATAACACAAAGTTCTTTCCCATAAACAGTAAGAATTTTTCAAATCTGCTCCTGCTCATAGCAGGAGACATTTCCAGCTGGTCTCTAGAAAGTTGAAATCTGCCACAAGGAGAAAGGCTGCTGATCCAGAGATTTCTCCCAATTGCCTGTTAAATTAACTTCTCAGCACTGGCATCCTGGCTGGGCAATTGATAGAAGACACCCACCATATCTGCTTTGTCTTCCACCACATCATCTTCACCCAGAGACTCCCAACCACATCACCACCCTCTGTAAGGGCTGTATCAAACTTCTCCCTTCTATTTAGTGCAAGAGCTCCACCTTGCCCTGCCCTCTCCTGGATAGCCTGTACTCTCCATCCTAGCACTCTGGGTGTAGAAGTGCCAATTTTGCTAAGGATATCCCAGCTGTGTGAATGGACCAAGCCTTCCAGTCAATGGCACTTGCAGCAGCAATCCCTGAGCCATctggcagggacaccccaggccctgagcccctgcCCTCCAGGAGAACTTGCGCTAAACAGAACAAAGGGAGGCACCACACTCACTCCCAGGAGACACCAGAGAGCTCTTAGCAGCCAGCGGCCAGACTGGACCACGGCAAGCCCACCACCGCTACAGTTCACAGCATGTGGCCCCGgacctcccagtgccctggaTCCCTcagacatttgtgctctctgaaACCTAATCCCATGGTAGGGACCAACCTGACCTCTGCAGCCCAGAGACGCTCCCAGGGCAAGAGCGGAGGTGACTGACTGTCACCACTCCTGACTCCGTCTCAGGCTCAGCTACCCTGTGCCAACTGattgggaaggagcagcccttCTCCATAGTCTGGGCACTTCCAGGTGATGAAGACCATGGCGTAAAAATGCGGTGTCAGAAtggtgggtgctgctgcctaTTATCTGTCCCTAATAAACCTCTCTTCTTGAAAAGCAAGCTGAGTTAACGTTCAGGCAATGCAGTCAAACCCCCACTCAATACTCACTACAACTGGCTCAGCGACAGAGGCAAGAAAGTCTCTTTTGCAAGGTTTTATTCCAGCGGAGCGTGGCTGAAGGGGACCCAGCGAGGAAAAGAGAACTACATGGAGCAGGCAGCTTGAAAAGGGGAAGGGGTGGGGAGTGGAGCTaagggctgggcagaggagtTTGGTCTCCAGGGGAAGGGGGTGGCCACAAGGGATACCAATCCAGTGTGGGGACAGGACAAACCAGGGGAAGTTGTGACCCAGAAGTCCATTTGGGAGTCTGTATTTTCCCCCTAGGAGGACCAACTCTATGGTAAGTACTTACTGCTGTTTCCAGGGCTGGGAACTTGGGAATTGACCGAGGCGGGAGAGTTCATGGGATGCTACAATGGTGAGACAAGCTGCCCCTTCAGCCCCTGGATAATCACAGTGGAGCAGAGAGCCACTTGCAGGCTGTGGAAAAGCCCCACTCTGGAGCAGGTAGAGATGCCCTTATGGAAGCTCCAGCCCATGGAGATCTCACACAGGAACAggctcctgtcaggagctgacGCCTATGCTTAGGAGCACATACAGGAGCAGGTttcctggcagctggagcaatCTATTTCAGAAGTACTGCATACCTGTAGAAAGGGCCCATGTTAGAGCAGAGGAACGGTGTAAGGAGTAAGAAGCAGCAAGAATGAGATGGACTTAACACAATACCCATTCCCCATCCTTCTGTacagctggggaggaggaggtaGAAGAGCACATATGAAAGAGTGAAGTTGAGAAAGGAGGGGAGATTAGTttcagttttgtctttttttttcttctcctcctacTCAATTTTTCACTGGCAATACAAGATATTAATTGTACCCAACTCTATCTGGCTAGTGACAGTACCTTGTCCTTGCCTCAAGCCAGCTTTCCCATCTAACTTTCTCCCCCATcctgcagagaaaggaaagtgacagagcagcagcttgACTACCTGGCAAGTAACCAGCCACGGTCAAATCCATAAAACTCGTGGAGGTAATGCAGGAGAGACAGTGAAGGTACCCTCCTCATTCAGCCCTCAGAGCTACTGCTATGCACACAAAGGGCCaaacctggaaaacaaaaccctgCCAGAGCCCTGTGTATTGCACATACCTGCAGCAGGACACCTAGGATGTGCTGACCTGGGTGAATGATGGTTATTTCAAGGAGGTCAGGAGGAAGACCTTTTATTGCCAAGACTAGACAAGACAGATATTTTTCAAGTATGCAGCCACAGGATataaagaagaggaaaagacTTCTGGAAGACTGCACACCTATAGAATGCAAGGCAGAATGCACAGGCTccaaaatgggaaataaaaataagaaatttgaaaacaaaaatgtttccCAAGGGAAAACTCTTATTTTAGAAAGGGCAGGACAGAGCGGCCACCCAGCTTTTGGGAAAACTCAGAACTGAACCAAACCCAGGCAATCTGATCAAAGTTCCAGCTTTTAGTGAAGGCTTGTACCAACTGATCTCCAAACAACCCTTCCAACCTGAAGTTCTCCTGACTGCAAAAATATCCAATGGTCTGGATACATAAGACactcaaaaccaaaagaaaaaactcCATTTGCAAAACACACAGtacatatgtaaatatatttaaacaaacaacaaaaaaaactttattGCTTCATTCAGACTTTGACATAGCTTACCTTAAAATTATACAAAGACATTTGAGAATTTCTGTAGAAATAAATCACTGACTGCTTTTCAGCAGAGATCTGCTTAAACCAGAAATTGAAATGATGCTGGAATTCTGACTGAATTACTTTTTATGAACTAAACATTTTTCTGGTCTAAGAAGAACAATCCCCATAAAATGCCTTTCTAGGCTCTTGTTTTGGACTCCTTTTCTGTTGTTCGGTTTACACAAAACTTTGAAATCCACTGTGGATGGCTTTATGAAATAGTTATGAAGTAGTTAAAATCACAGTTTTAACAAGTGTTCCAAGGAAAGCCTACTACATTTTTTCTTCTGGGAAATCAAACCATGAGGATCTGTTGACAAGTCTCTTTGGAAGTCTCAGTATCAATGGCTCTCTCTCTGGACACTCTAGGAAGGAAGTCCTGGGGGAAGGCAGTTGACTGgaaggtgctgctggtgcttcCTGAACATAACTGGTTACAGTTTCTGTGTGAGAGGTGTTACTGCTGGTACTCACTGTGGTAACACTCTGATCAGCTGCTGTTTCCTGAAGTTTGACATCAGCATCTCTAACACCACCATCTAAGTTTTCCCTTGTGTCAGGGATATCATACTTTTTGTCTACTTCTGCAGTTTCCCCACATCCTGTCCTCCTTAGAAAAGAAGATGGAGACTCATTTTCCCTCTCATTTATTTGAGTTGTTCCTGTCCATGTAATACTGCTGTCCCATTCGGTACTTTCTGGTTCCTTGCTACTACTATCACTATCAATTGTAATCACCACTGGAGAAGAATGTACTGAGCTACTCGTGTGATGTTTCCGGTGTTTCTTcttatgctttttctttttctttttaagatgcCTCATCGTGTCTGTTGCTTTTCCTTCATAGACTATCTCCACGCTTGGACTcctcattttcttcttccttttcttacGCTTTGTCTCACTGCTTGCACGATTGTCTGACAGGCTATCTTCATTTTTGCAGTAATCACCAAATTTTGAGGAAGTTTTCTTGGActcattttctctttctagACTTGTGCTTTCCATGAATGTATTCTCCAGGTGGCGAGTTTTGTACTTCCTTTTTCCACCAGGCTTTTCACTTTTCATTCTGTCATTTCCTCCAGAAGGAGTCCTTGATCTGTTGCTTGACCGACTCCTTGACCTGCATCTTTCGTAACAGTAATAGTGTCTCTCATGGAGTCCCCTCTGGCTATGCAGATCTGTCCTCTCAATAAATGATCGTATCCTGTATTCTGGACTAGCAGATTGCCGCGAGTAAAGAGTGTTAGACCGGGTCTTCCTTCTGCTGGAGGATTCATAGCTGTCTCCAAACACCTTTCGACTACAGAAAGCAGAACCCCACTGGTGTCTACTTTGGTAACTGTCTCTTACATAGTAGCGATCACTGTCTCTACTTCTTGATCTCCTTTTACTGTGGCCTTTGCTGCGTGAACGTGATCGGCTCACTTCTCTGGATGGAGTGCTCTCACCACTCAGAGAGCCCCTCTGGCTTTTCAGAGAGGCTCTGCTGTCATGAGCCCTtgattttctgctgcttcttttgctcTTATGTTTGCTACTATCTCTGCTTCTCGATCGTCTCTTTTTAAGTTGGCTTTTGCTAAGGTGCTCCCTTTTAGACCGATGGCCATGGCTGCTTCGACTGTCCCGTGAACAGGACTGTGGGCTTCTAGACTTTCCCTTTTTAGACAATCTGTGATTCCAAGGGGAGCATACTGTATCACTCCCTGGAGAGGGGCTCCAACTCAAGTCCTGTGGAGGCAGatcttttcttttgtatttgttCTTCTCATCCCCTTTTGATTCCATCTTTTCAACTGCAGGAGATAAACAGCTTCTACAACTTCCTACATCCTCCCTGTATGTTGGGGAATGTGGTGAGAAGCTCCTGCTTGGTTCACTGTCACTCCAGCTGTGACACTGAACTGGTCGCTGTTTCTTGAcctcttcccttttctcttccttgaTGGACTCCTCAGAGTCAGAGGACAGCTCGACCACTTCTGGGGTCCTCTCAGCCAGCGGCTTAACATACCCAACAATGACACAA
Coding sequences within it:
- the TOPORS gene encoding E3 ubiquitin-protein ligase Topors isoform X2, which gives rise to MPNKEGQTVQEQNRSSRTWKNMTSDKEFAENSSFSPKASTSKLPTDASPDSKCPICLDRFDNVAYLDRCLHRFCFRCVQEWSKNKAECPLCKQPFFSIFHTIRAEDDFKEYILSPLETSSFASPDGRRFRYRTTLTRERRARGSPSRRMPSPPDNGMLFEGLSSEPARHRHREIQQMLRRLASRRKASAEGRSLRQIQEEDMITFRRALYRTGVRIRSIQDGGRYREISAEFFRRNPACLHRLVPWLKRELTVLFGAHGSLINIVQHIIMSNVTRYDLESQAFADDLKPFLLNRTEHFLHEFISFARCPFNLEAYDQHANYDCPAPSYEEGSHSDSSIITISPDVAYPQGPDNSLSVPGLGQAPWDDETPGPSYSVSEEVRATIASPLESSESSDEDSASGSRRTKLQTELQANADSNDSGSSSDNCVIVGYVKPLAERTPEVVELSSDSEESIKEEKREEVKKQRPVQCHSWSDSEPSRSFSPHSPTYREDVGSCRSCLSPAVEKMESKGDEKNKYKRKDLPPQDLSWSPSPGSDTVCSPWNHRLSKKGKSRSPQSCSRDSRSSHGHRSKREHLSKSQLKKRRSRSRDSSKHKSKRSSRKSRAHDSRASLKSQRGSLSGESTPSREVSRSRSRSKGHSKRRSRSRDSDRYYVRDSYQSRHQWGSAFCSRKVFGDSYESSSRRKTRSNTLYSRQSASPEYRIRSFIERTDLHSQRGLHERHYYCYERCRSRSRSSNRSRTPSGGNDRMKSEKPGGKRKYKTRHLENTFMESTSLERENESKKTSSKFGDYCKNEDSLSDNRASSETKRKKRKKKMRSPSVEIVYEGKATDTMRHLKKKKKKHKKKHRKHHTSSSVHSSPVVITIDSDSSSKEPESTEWDSSITWTGTTQINERENESPSSFLRRTGCGETAEVDKKYDIPDTRENLDGGVRDADVKLQETAADQSVTTVSTSSNTSHTETVTSYVQEAPAAPSSQLPSPRTSFLECPEREPLILRLPKRLVNRSSWFDFPEEKM
- the TOPORS gene encoding E3 ubiquitin-protein ligase Topors isoform X1, with amino-acid sequence MADPSRRLAEGARRRRPPGEERREPPGAGRCRTRHRLKAAAALARTESQGPAVNMTSDKEFAENSSFSPKASTSKLPTDASPDSKCPICLDRFDNVAYLDRCLHRFCFRCVQEWSKNKAECPLCKQPFFSIFHTIRAEDDFKEYILSPLETSSFASPDGRRFRYRTTLTRERRARGSPSRRMPSPPDNGMLFEGLSSEPARHRHREIQQMLRRLASRRKASAEGRSLRQIQEEDMITFRRALYRTGVRIRSIQDGGRYREISAEFFRRNPACLHRLVPWLKRELTVLFGAHGSLINIVQHIIMSNVTRYDLESQAFADDLKPFLLNRTEHFLHEFISFARCPFNLEAYDQHANYDCPAPSYEEGSHSDSSIITISPDVAYPQGPDNSLSVPGLGQAPWDDETPGPSYSVSEEVRATIASPLESSESSDEDSASGSRRTKLQTELQANADSNDSGSSSDNCVIVGYVKPLAERTPEVVELSSDSEESIKEEKREEVKKQRPVQCHSWSDSEPSRSFSPHSPTYREDVGSCRSCLSPAVEKMESKGDEKNKYKRKDLPPQDLSWSPSPGSDTVCSPWNHRLSKKGKSRSPQSCSRDSRSSHGHRSKREHLSKSQLKKRRSRSRDSSKHKSKRSSRKSRAHDSRASLKSQRGSLSGESTPSREVSRSRSRSKGHSKRRSRSRDSDRYYVRDSYQSRHQWGSAFCSRKVFGDSYESSSRRKTRSNTLYSRQSASPEYRIRSFIERTDLHSQRGLHERHYYCYERCRSRSRSSNRSRTPSGGNDRMKSEKPGGKRKYKTRHLENTFMESTSLERENESKKTSSKFGDYCKNEDSLSDNRASSETKRKKRKKKMRSPSVEIVYEGKATDTMRHLKKKKKKHKKKHRKHHTSSSVHSSPVVITIDSDSSSKEPESTEWDSSITWTGTTQINERENESPSSFLRRTGCGETAEVDKKYDIPDTRENLDGGVRDADVKLQETAADQSVTTVSTSSNTSHTETVTSYVQEAPAAPSSQLPSPRTSFLECPEREPLILRLPKRLVNRSSWFDFPEEKM